In the genome of Vicia villosa cultivar HV-30 ecotype Madison, WI linkage group LG7, Vvil1.0, whole genome shotgun sequence, one region contains:
- the LOC131616658 gene encoding uncharacterized protein LOC131616658, producing MVYPKEPAKIRWGELEEDVGEDLDFLLPPCQVIGPDENGIKRAIEYEFDEDGNMVKITTITRTRKLANMRISKRAIERRNLPKFGDAVHEDSSSHLTMVSTEEILLERPKPIGISLTADASGSTNGVYVPRCMRGSATADRIVESGMRRRNDENSVRVNNLSEDTREPDLYELFRPFGCVRRVYVAIDQKSGTSRGFGFVNFVSREDAGRAINKLNGYGYDNLILRVEWATPRTT from the coding sequence ATGGTTTATCCAAAGGAACCGGCGAAGATAAGGTGGGGAGAATTGGAAGAAGATGTCGGGGAGGATCTCGATTTCCTGCTACCACCATGCCAGGTGATAGGACCTGACGAAAATGGAATCAAGAGAGCTATTGAGTACGAATTCGACGAGGATGGTAACATGGTTAAAATTACAACAATCACCCGCACGCGCAAACTCGCCAACATGCGTATAAGTAAGCGCGCCATAGAGCGACGTAACTTGCCTAAATTTGGCGACGCGGTTCATGAAGATAGCAGTAGTCACCTTACTATGGTTTCTACTGAAGAAATACTTCTCGAACGCCCTAAGCCTATTGGTATATCTCTAACAGCGGATGCATCCGGTTCAACCAATGGTGTATATGTACCTCGCTGCATGAGAGGTAGTGCAACTGCAGACAGGATTGTAGAGTCAGGTATGAGGCGGAGGAACGATGAGAATTCTGTGCGAGTAAACAATCTCTCCGAGGACACGAGGGAGCCGGATTTGTATGAGTTATTTCGACCTTTTGGTTGTGTGAGGAGGGTTTATGTTGCTATTGATCAAAAGAGTGGCACGAGTAGGGGGTTTGGGTTTGTTAACTTTGTGAGCAGGGAAGATGCTGGGAGAGCTATTAACAAACTCAATGGATATGGCTATGATAATCTCATCCTGAGGGTTGAATGGGCCACCCCAAGAACAACATAA